In Gigantopelta aegis isolate Gae_Host chromosome 14, Gae_host_genome, whole genome shotgun sequence, the following proteins share a genomic window:
- the LOC121389529 gene encoding uncharacterized protein KIAA0895-like, translated as MSSKTYVTSCSLKSTIIHMPAKEFWELFMPLKSLKLQDGPDVSLLSLSFVSKSTGKDMGQKRRRKKVTKKRNSLPSQSNKNLIRQSSASAVYTHNSPKRPDRPDCSKTKLPGITTEKDKDAGCKQRVLATPSPRLYFIPPVPPLNERRKRVPLLAAIKPDNDKTEKDRFMRANYNYNPYFLYRCPADVDVLESFSKPSDKYLKQAMLIMEKAIDRYGCYEEFEEKTGGKILSRSQICTIIHRYLKIEGMEDEICLNLSDNLISRGSMTRSKGRPVLNVRIVNLREQWAEGLLRHEIGTHYMRSSNNRYQPWNNWKIRKDLGLLPLNPTEEGLATLHSVIFRPDPCLWRAALLYYTAHKASQMSFKELFHDMGHFVHDPAVRWDYCLRAKRGQSDTSIPGAFCKDQVYLDGALQILKRRHEIDFGLLIRMGKIAYEDVDLLVKLAELEETRVPHFMNNMPVYLTNINRIAESNGLTDEILSEVE; from the exons ATGTCCAGTAAAACATATGTAACATCATGCAGTTTGAAGTCGACCATCATTCACATGCCAGCTAAGGAATTCTGGGAACTGTTCATGCCATTAAAGTCCCTGAAACTTCAGGATGGTCCTGATGTTTCCCTTCTGTCTCTTTCGTTTGTAAGCAAGTCAACAGGGAAAGACATGGGTCAGAAACGAAGGAGGAAAAAAGTCACAAAAAAGAGAAATTCTCTCCCTTCGCAATCTAACAAAAATCTCATTCGACAGTCGTCAGCATCTGCTGTTTACACCCACAACTCTCCGAAACGGCCTGATCGGCCAGACTGCTCTAAAACCAAACTTCCAGGAATCACAACAGAAAAGGACAAAGATGCTGGTTGCAAGCAGAGGGTTTTGGCAACTCCGTCACCGAGGCTGTACTTCATTCCACCAGTTCCTCCACTCAATGAACGGAGGAAAAGGGTTCCCTTACTTGCGGCAATAAAACCGGACAAtgataaaacagaaaaagaTAGGTTTATGAGAGCTAACTACAACTACAATCCATATTTCCTCTATCGCTGCCCAGCAGACGTTGATGTACTTGAAAGCTTCTCAAAACCATCAGACAAATATCTCAAACAG GCCATGTTGATAATGGAGAAAGCCATCGATCGATACGGCTGCTATGAGGAGTTTGAGGAGAAGACCGGCGGGAAGATTCTGTCCCGCTCACAGATCTGTACAATCATTCACCGTTACCTCAAGATCGAGGGTATGGAGGATGAAATCTGCCTTAACCTCAGTGACAACCTCATCTCTCGCGGGTCCATGACAAGGTCTAAAGGTCGGCCCGTGTTAAATGTGAGGATAGTCAACCTCAGAGAACAGTGGGCCGAGGGCCTGCTGAGACACGAAATAG GTACTCACTACATGAGAAGCAGCAACAACAGGTATCAGCCATGGAACAACTGGAAGATCCGCAAAGACCTTGGCTTGCTGCCTCTGAACCCGACGGAGGAGGGCCTTGCGACCCTGCACAGTGTGATCTTCCGCCCCGATCCGTGTCTGTGGCGTGCAGCCCTCCTCTACTACACCGCACACAAGGCCTCGCAGATGTCCTTCAAGGAACTGTTTCACGACATGGGGCACTTCGTGCACGATCCCGCTGTCAGGTGGGACTACTGTCTCCGGGCCAAACGAGGACAGTCGGACACTTCCATTCCAg GTGCTTTTTGTAAGGATCAAGTTTATCTCGATGGAGCTCTGCAGATTCTTAAGAGACGTCATGAAATTGATTTTGGTTTACTCATCAGAATGGGAAAGATTGCTTATGAAGATGTGGACCTCCTAGTAAAACTGGCTGAACTGGAGGAAACCAGAGTGCCCCACTTCATGAACAACATGCCTGTGTATCTCACGAACATTAACCGCATAGCCGAGAGCAATGGTCTGACAGACGAAATATTGAGTGAGgtggaataa
- the LOC121388469 gene encoding dynein light chain roadblock-type 2-like, translating to MAEVEETLKRLQSHKGVMGIIVINQEGIPIRTTLDNSTTVQCAGLIHQLTAKAKSVIRDIDPQNDLTFLRLRSKKHEIMVAPDNDYMLIVMQSKDQSA from the exons ATG GCTGAAGTTGAAGAAACCCTGAAGAGGCTGCAGAGCCATAAAGGTGTGATGGGAATCATAGTCATCAACCAAGAAG GAATTCCGATTCGTACAACTCTGGATAATTCCACCACTGTACAGTGTGCTGGTCTCATTCACCAGTTGACAGCCAAGGCCAAAAGCGTTATCCGAGATATTGACCCTCAGAATGACCTCACATTCTTGAGATTAAGATCTAAGAAACACGAAATAATGGTGGCACCAG ATAATGACTACATGTTGATCGTGATGCAGTCAAAGGACCAGAGTGCATGA